TCTAGGGAGTGGAGCAAAAAAGATAGTTGAATAAATAAGTCACTTTTTGTTAAAGCCGAAATTACTGAATTAGTTACAACCCAGCCTTAGATATATTTgagttcatttaaaaattatacagcCTAACATGTATAAGATTATATTATGATGAAATGATTGGCTCaagtaacaaataatttattaatgctGGAAAAACATTTGAGCAAATGAGAATTAACTCAACATAGGATAGTGAAAAAAGATTGTGAACCAGACAAATGTTATAGGTGTTGAACTTTTGAAGTGATTACTTGGTAGAGGAGTATACTTAATCTTCACTCTTCTGAGAGTTGAATTGCTTTCATAACAATGCCTGTAAAGATATTccatttaaaaaagtaataatctAACGGGCTTAATCTTCCTATCTGACAAATTTTaagacataagaaaaaaaaagttgttagtATCTAATCATGTATGTTCTTCAAAATTAGAAACTGTGTCGAGAGAAGTTAACCGattctttttaaaagtttattaccATGCTAGTGTATTTGTACAAGTTTGTATGATCATAAATTCATTTAATGGTACTTTCCATGCTTCTTAAGTACGGGAAACTATTTTCACATTGATCTTCTGTCATTACTGAATGATTGCAGTGTTTTTTTGCTGCTCAAAAGATAGAGTAAGAAAACAAGACACCAAACtctgtttatgtttttttctattttcgaTAATCCATTTCATTTTAGAATATAatacataatcaaataacaaataGACCAATTAAGAATAAGATGAAATCAAATACAATGAAACAAGCTCATGCATGCATGCAGATTTCATGTGTCTTCTAAAAATCAACGACCCCCAGAGAGAAGTGATTCAGCAATCGAAGAAGTATGAGATATTGGCCTATCCATAGATGAAGGATAAGACATTGGACAGTCCTGAAAGTCTTCATGCAGACCAAAAGTTAAGCCAATTGAAGATAAGCTAAGCATAGACAAATCTGGCAGAGGCACATCTTTCTCCAAGTATTGCACAACCTGGCGCATGCTTGGCCTAGCCAAAGGCTCAGAATGTGAGCACAACAAGGCGAGTTTCAACACCAATTCCACCTCATCTGGCCTATAATTTGCGCCCAAGTTTGGATCCCTTGCCTCGAGAATCTCACCCTTTTTCCAACAATTATACACCCAATCGACCAGAATTTCGCTCCCGGATTCCCTTCCTTGCTCTATTGGTCTCCTTCCACACACAACCTCTAGCATAAATGCACCAAAAGCAAACACATCGGAGCTTGTAGTGGCCTTACCTGTTCTAGTGTGCTCAGGTGCAAGATAACCAAGAGTTCCAACCACATGAGTAGTGTGAGGGTCAGTTCCATGTTCATACAACCTTGAAAGACCAAAGTCCCCTAATCTCCCATTCAATTCAGCATCAAGTAGCACATTGCTAGCCTTAATGTCTCTGTGGAGCACAACTTGCTCCCATTCCTCATGCAGATAAAACAAACCTGAAGCAACCCCTTTGGTGATTCTAAATCTCTGGCTCCAATTTAAGGTCACTCTTGGTTTGTTGTAGAGATACTTGTCAAGGCTTCCATTTGGCATGTAGTCATAGACCAACAGCAACTCTCCTTTGCGCCTGCAGTACCCGAGAAGGGGAACCAGATTCCGGTGCCTAAGACGGCCAATGCTAGCGATTTCCGCCACAAATTCCCTCATCCCTTGCCTTGATTCATGTGACACCTTCTTCACTGCAACCTCAATCTTCGAAATTGGCATCACCCCTTTGTAGACTCTACCAAATCCACCACTCCCCAATAACTCCTTCTCCCTGAACCCCTTTGTTGCTAGGCTAAGATCTTTGTACTTGAACCTATGAGGACCATAGTCTTGCTCCCAATCTTCAAGCAGCTCCACAAACTTCTTCCTCTTGATGGCATGAACCACTGCTAGAGCCACCATGAGAATCAAAATTAGTAATATCAGAGGCAACCCTACTATGAGAACCTTTGACTCTTGTTTACCAACTAGTCTAGGTAGCATGGGGAGTTCAGAGATTGCAAGTTGTTGAGCCTTGCCATTCACCTTAAAGCTCCAACCCAAAACATAATGAGAACTTAGAATTGACCCAGTTGAAGAAGTGAATCCAACATACATGCTGCTGTTCAGAATTCGAGAAAGATCTTTGTTCAATGATAACAAAGGGCGTTCCGGTTTACCGACATTGATTGGAGCTAAAGTAACATCAATCTGCTTCTTTAGGCCATCATATTCCACCCAAACCTGCATTGGGTAGCCACTGATGAGACTCAAATTCTTAAACCCCCCATCACTGTAATACCCTGCAGAAGCCGATTTAACCGACTTCAATTCATTGACAtcaatcccaacatggttgtcATTGATATCACCAAACTCGGTGTTCAGAATGGTATCAAGCTCCACCCCAAAAACATGGTTGCTGTTGTTGCCGTTGTTTGTGTCATCAAAGAGGCCAAGGTACTGGCTTGGAAGAGAATGTGGAACCTCTTTTGTTGGAGAAACCACAAAGGCAATCCCATGGCCACTCAAATTGGGAAACTCAGACCTTATGGCAAAAACAAAAGTGGTGGAGAAAGAAAACACACTTCCATTTGTGGTGTTCTTGAAGACTATTGGACTTGGGAAGAAAGCATGACCCTTTTGTTGCTTGGTGTGATTGGTGAGCTTAACCATGCCATTGGTGGTGAACTCAGCACTGCCATCAAGGTACAAATGAGAAGATTGGAATCCATTATAGGTGAAACTAGTGTAATCACTGGCTACTACTATTGTTGCCAGCAAAAACACCACTGTTACAACCTTGAGAgacatggttttttttttctctgttttgcAATAGGCTTCTTCTTCCTGCCAACAAGGTTTATTGCTTGTTAACTTACTATGTTGTATTTTCGAGCGCCCAAAAACGTGTACAACACATTTGAAACTTTCAATTGTGGTCCACTAGGAAAGATCCTGGCACTTTCGCTGTAAAGAAAACGAACCTCCCTCATCGTTGCGTTGCTTCTCTAGGTGTTAAACGAGGAAGTGACAATTCAAGATTTGTGATTGCAAAAAATAAAGTGTACCAACAATTTTATCTATGCAAAAAAATCGGATACATCACTTTCACTTTGTCCGGTcacacttttctttttcaaaattgtgtatGACACTGTTTAATTTGCAAATGAAATTAGTATCATTTGGTACAGAAACAACATCACGGACAAATCTACTACTACCTCCAAcggaaatataagaaaaaaaaaagtctctgtttgaaatataagtaaatttttattgaCTCTCTTTGATTTTATGATATAATCTCCTGAGTAGCCTCTATTTTATTAGAGTTTTATTCTCGATAACTTTTTTTCCTATGCAATTAAGTGTaaagatattttagaaaataaattaatttttcttattgaaACTATCAACATtaagtaatattaattaatttttttaatgggtGTGAATTAGTTTTATTCCCAATCTAGTTAGTTAATTATTCTTTATATTGCCATAACAATCAATATTATGGTAACACTATAGTAGTAGCTAGGGGGGAAATTAATGCGAAATTGAGAAGCTGTGTTTAGGGAAGGTTCCTAATCTTGCAACTACGGTCAATTAGGGACCCTTTCTTTACGGGTGATATATTGTAAGTTTCTATATTTTGGCCAGAAAAAGGGACAAAAGAGGGGgaaaagataaagagaaaaagagaaaaataagaaacaaagaaTAAAGGCTGTTTAATTCTTGTTTCACTCACAGGTATCTTGTGAGACGAATAAAGGTGGTTCTCACTTTCATGGCGCTGGGTGAATTCAAAAAGTTTGTGAATACATACATGTTTTCAAGGataaggaaacaatgaagagtAAATTTATGTACacggtaaaaaatatttaaaattttgacatGAATTAACTGTAAAAGAATTTAAAGTTTATGCATTATCATTTATAACCTATCATGCCCTTTTTCATTTTGCATAGAAGTGGCTCGAATAATTTGAGCTCGCTATTaatgaatgaaataatattttttgtgtgaaaatGAACTAATATATTACTATCAAtcattcataataaaaataagcatttaaaaaataattctgttTTACTGAAAAATTAAGCATTTCATTCgtcaatttaacattttttttttgttttgttgaaagGAATTTTAACATTTGTTATTACAACATTACCTaccattaaaattaataatatatatatatatatatatatatatatatatatatatatatatatatatatgatattacaTTAGAAGAGTAAATTATGAAAGTTATAACTCCACCAAtgtattcaccaaaaaaaaaaactccaccAATGTGTCTCGTCAATCTTTTTTGCACTCTTTCGtttctttccttgtttttttattctttttcattctaCTTTGGTGGTTGGTATTAGCTTTCCATGGAAGCGAATCAGGGAGCTCAGCTTTATCATTCCACCTGATTATAGTCATTGTGTTTCTTTTGTTAGCTTTGGATTGTATTGGATCTATTTTCCCtgctttctttttcattcaaaatttacatcttttttttttttgtctcctcCTTTTCCCTCTCTCGGTGACTTAAATTAAAGTGTCCAttctaatatgttaaaattgaagATTGagcattcaccaaaaaaaaaaaagaaagaaaatgaagattgAGCTATCTGGTTACTCTATAAGTATAAAGTTGTCACTCCACAAAATTACTTACAtatcattttaagttttaaagattttttttatctcttatttaattatttcaataaaaattaaatatacattattcACATAATTAAGTTATATGTAGAATTATTAATTCTTGGTTTACTGTCTGCCCAATACcctaaatgattaatttttttacagaagattaatgtatttttctcctaattattttttttacctttagtCATTTAATTTAGTGAAGCTGAATCTCATAATTTACCAAAACATTCTTGCATTTTATTCATCTCTCCTATTATACGAAAAATGTGAGCAATTTTCCTTTATTAAGAGCggaaatatttacttaattatatatatttattttgcatGAAACATTTTCTTTAAGTAAATTATTTGCTTtgataattagttaattaattgattgattgattgatatgTGTTTGATATGATCGGCTAAAAGGATGTTAGTTTTGGGCtaagaaaatagaaatgaaaatatGACCTGAAGGGGGTGTAGACATTAGAAACGGAGCTGTTTGAAGGAATTCTGGTCTGCCGCTAACATTGGTAGATATAGCAACAAAGGGTGTGAACAGTAAGATTGTGTGTGAGTGTGGTTGTTCGGCGCAAGAAATATGAGAAGAGGGAGGTTTTCATTCTTCACCAAGCCAGGAGAGAAAGAGGTAATGGGTGAGGTTGTATTTTTTCTCTATGATGTTCTTCCATGGGAGCGTGGAGATGGTAAGTCCTCTCATTTCATTGTTTTGATTCTATATATGAATCCATGTTTATATTCTTGATACTGTTCTTATGTTGTTACAATGTTGTTATATTCATGTTAGTGGATTGAAATGGTTATTAGATGTTGTTACTCTTATGCTGGAAATGAAATCATATAACATGAAAAAGTGTTGTTAGATGTTTCTTCGTCTGTTGTTCTTTGATATATCtctctttaaaagaaaaacttctaTCAGATGCAGGTGCATTTTGCGAAAAAGAGTTGTAAAAGTATTTAAATCACAATGCAACTctcattttgtgatttttttgccTTTGCATGCTGTTTTCATACTCTTTTGTTATGCAAAAGCTATGTTTTGTTGCATCCAAACAAAATGAGTTATCTTAAAACCACTTTTCATCAAACTTACCCAAATAAAAACCAATTCTAATTATAGTTGATTATAACAATaatcttattaaaataattcaatttttgcAATTATAACAAACACACCTTAAtcaagaattataaaattcctaacggctttaagattttatatatatatatatatatatatatatatatatatatatatatatatataaagcataATTACACTTTTTTGTCCCATTTTTTCATGTGGCAAAATTTGCCACCAAACTATGCAATATGCACATTTTGTCACCAAACTTTTGAAATTTTGCACATTTTGccatttaactttttctttgcACATTTTACTCCTTAATGAATGATTTCCATGACCTTTGATTTGCTTTCCtttcttaattttgttaaaacaataTAACTTGTGTTGGGTAAATTACTTTTGGAACATAGTTCTATATGGATGCTTTATGTCATTTTGATGTATGTCTACAAATTTAGTATAATTGTTTGACTTTctattaatgatattttgttacttattaatgtgttattattttcaatttcatctCTATTAAATGATTGTCTATTAGATTATTTATTACTTaataggtataaatagttattttcttATGATTATTAATAGCTAAACTTGAAGAAAATTGGggaaatatgtaaaaataaataaatcaaaaaattagAGACGAACATGAATTCCATGTCTAGATAAGTTATTAGAGACAAAATTTTACTGAATCAACGgccaatattttcatatttcagagataaaatataattttctctaATAAGGGACTCACATGTAACCTTTAGAGACAGATATAGGCATGAATGACTGTTGAGTGAGGGAGGACGGAGGGAGCTAGGGAGATGCTTTAGAGTTTGAGAGTGGGGTGAGGTGCCTGTTGAGTGAGTAAAAGAGATAAAGAGGgtatttttattccttcaagttgtttcatgttttctaggaagaaaaaaatgggttgttttAAGTTTTCTCTAGGGTGTAGGAAGAAAAACTAGGTACAGGAAGCAATGGCCCAATCACAGAAGACagaacaacattcaaacaacaAATGCCCAATCATCTTAGAATGGCAAGTGGGTTGTTTGTAAATTTCCAAGCAATTGTCTTATCGAAGTATGTGGAATCTCCTTTTCCTTAACCATTCACATTAAGctaccttttattttattggcgTGCTTTCATTCTTACAGGAGTGACTAATTCTCTCTTTCAATAGTGGCCATCACAATCACAGCTGGGATATCTTTCATTCAAGGCTATCAtgattgaaaaattatatatatttttttcatagcaGCATTACTTTAGTGACAAGTTGGTGCACATCGATAATGACTCAATGTTTTCTAGGTTTCAAAAGAATGTAAACCACGGGAAAAGTGCTTCTCAATACTTCTGCCAATCAAAGCCATCTCTATCCCCTTCGGCTTGACATTTTTGAAACTtgaattatatgaaaatattgcCGTAAAATTGACATGAATGGGAAAAATAACAAGTTTTTTTCATAAGTGTTTATGTAGAAGTAGAAGGgacaatttttatgaaaaaagtgAGTGTgtttttttggagaaaaaaagtGAGTGTTTGGCTATCAGTTAAAATGACCTATTAAGTGGACTTCGAACGTCACCATTCAAAATGTcacttcatcatttttttttcaaaagtgtaACTTAAAACTACGTTaataatatttagaaaaatcCATTTATAAGACacacaaaataaatgttaagaaatgaagaaggagattcctgtaaaaaaaatgaagaaggagataacgaAATAAGGTGAATTagcaaaggaaagaaagctaGTATCCAGGTCTCTATTTCCAAAATACgttaagttgatttttttaaaacaaaaaacttaaaataagattgtatcaaatattttatattaacttgttgtaaattaattttttactgtttttttaaccaaaatttcaactttttactattgctttctctttctctaaatagagtttataattaatttatttgagcCAAACAGTTCATCAATTCACCAATTCATTAATCTAACCAAGTGATTAGTATGTTTTGGTTTCATGGGTGGATGTGATTTTCCAGATATAAATTTTGAAAGCTAATGATTATAACTTTCACCTCACAACTGCAATTCATCCATTTCAACAGGTTTCCGAACACACAGTCAATCCAATCTCTAAAACACTACCCATCATCGTCAATACAATGGCTGATGAAccatattaatcaattcatgcctctccctttttttaatcaatgccTCTATGGTAAACCATATTGTAAGACAATATTGGAATTGACCGAAAAGAAAGGAGCCATAAAAGTAGTGAATAAAAAGTGGATCCATTATGTGATTTTATACTCTCCATCTTTTTATGCCAAGTGTCAGCAATCTCTATCCCTCTATTTAAAATTGGATAATGGATACTCTCCTTCCTTCTTGCTTCTCTAGCTAAAAAGacaagagaaaatacaaaatatttaacaagAGTGACCAGatgatggagagagagagagagagagagaggaataaTGTAAAGAAGTTAGATAAGGAAGTACTGGAAAATCTTTTAATCCTTATCAAGGGTTCTTCCCTACTTTTCAATTCTGCATGCGgtcaaatttctttttttatgtaaattatattaatatatttgtttaaaataaaataaatgaaaaagaaattaagataaattatcttaacatctttttttttctcgtaaatatcataaattcttttaatttaaaaatatgaactttatctattttttattgcatactttttatataatttacaatttctccttttatatattctatattgaGTAGCTACCTTTACCCAATGGTCACGTAGTTCCCATTCACAACACAGGATCATATGTAATCCGTGCAAAGCAGGCAAtctagaaattgaaattttggtacCATAGAGATATACATGTCGATAACTTAATACTCCTGCAAAAAAATTGTGTGATCAGATACGGAACTTACAACTatccttattcataaaaattgcGCAATCAGATATTCTGTCTAATTCAGATATGGAACTTGTAACTTCATCGTGGAGTTGGATTGATTTctcgttttttttcttttcattttcatcaattATTAAACTGATCTGCTACACAATAGCCGTTTATAGCGTGTCGATGTGAAATTGTGGCCTGTGAGCTAATTCGACCACTCAGCTTATACGAATGTTAATTGAGTGCATATatattagtttctttttctgGTTAAAGTGAGTCGGTTCACTTATCCAgcaaaaaagtgatttttaagaaaataatacttaTACTTTTAAGTTCAAAACATAATTACCTTTTTTCCCAATGAATTTCCAAACACGATGTAGTTTACCAAGTGTTTAATTCAATTGATTTAACAGAATGCAtgaataattgtaatttttttatatttatatttaatttctatggatgaaaaaaaatgctataattttataagtttctatCAATAACATGGGGTCAATTGAAACTGCATAAGTGATATTTATCCATATTTTTGGTCATCAACACGCAGCTACTATCACAGTTGCTTCTTTTTTGTATAACAAAAACATCACATCAATAATGAAAATACTTAAACTTGAGCACAAGTTATATGCAGCTCAAGACTCACCACAATTGGCacacaccaaaaaaatatttaaacaaatagTTTATTCCCTCTGTTGA
This region of Glycine max cultivar Williams 82 chromosome 7, Glycine_max_v4.0, whole genome shotgun sequence genomic DNA includes:
- the LOC100802293 gene encoding L-type lectin-domain containing receptor kinase IV.1 — protein: MSLKVVTVVFLLATIVVASDYTSFTYNGFQSSHLYLDGSAEFTTNGMVKLTNHTKQQKGHAFFPSPIVFKNTTNGSVFSFSTTFVFAIRSEFPNLSGHGIAFVVSPTKEVPHSLPSQYLGLFDDTNNGNNSNHVFGVELDTILNTEFGDINDNHVGIDVNELKSVKSASAGYYSDGGFKNLSLISGYPMQVWVEYDGLKKQIDVTLAPINVGKPERPLLSLNKDLSRILNSSMYVGFTSSTGSILSSHYVLGWSFKVNGKAQQLAISELPMLPRLVGKQESKVLIVGLPLILLILILMVALAVVHAIKRKKFVELLEDWEQDYGPHRFKYKDLSLATKGFREKELLGSGGFGRVYKGVMPISKIEVAVKKVSHESRQGMREFVAEIASIGRLRHRNLVPLLGYCRRKGELLLVYDYMPNGSLDKYLYNKPRVTLNWSQRFRITKGVASGLFYLHEEWEQVVLHRDIKASNVLLDAELNGRLGDFGLSRLYEHGTDPHTTHVVGTLGYLAPEHTRTGKATTSSDVFAFGAFMLEVVCGRRPIEQGRESGSEILVDWVYNCWKKGEILEARDPNLGANYRPDEVELVLKLALLCSHSEPLARPSMRQVVQYLEKDVPLPDLSMLSLSSIGLTFGLHEDFQDCPMSYPSSMDRPISHTSSIAESLLSGGR